In Listeria cossartiae subsp. cossartiae, the DNA window TATCATATAAAAGAGGTTTACTTTGAGAAAGGAAGTGCAGTGATGAAACTAACCGTTTTTGGACATTGGGGTGGCTATCCGGTAGCGAATGAGGGAACATCGAGTTATTTGCTGGAGGAAGCTGGATTCAAGCTATTAATTGATGTGGGAGCAAGTGCTGTTTCTATTATGCAAAATTATATTGATCCTGATGATATTGATGCGGCAATTATTTCTCATTACCATCCAGATCATGTAGCAGACGTAGGGATTTTGCAACACATTCGACTACTATCACAAAAAAAGGAAAAACCGCCAGTCTTGCCAATTTATGGGCATAAAGAAGATAAACGTGGCTATTCTTTTTTAGAAATGACAGACGTAACAAAAGCAATCGAGTATAAAGCGGATGACACACTTGAAATTGGACCGTTTAAAGTCACTTTCT includes these proteins:
- a CDS encoding MBL fold metallo-hydrolase; this encodes MKLTVFGHWGGYPVANEGTSSYLLEEAGFKLLIDVGASAVSIMQNYIDPDDIDAAIISHYHPDHVADVGILQHIRLLSQKKEKPPVLPIYGHKEDKRGYSFLEMTDVTKAIEYKADDTLEIGPFKVTFLKTVHPVPCYAMRIEAGEKVFVYTADSAYQDSFIPFAKSADLLVTDTNFFHELAGKTKVHMASTEVAKIAKEANVKSLLLSHLPEVGDLEVLKQEAAAIYTGEIALASKGLTKTF